In Salmonella enterica subsp. enterica serovar Typhimurium str. LT2, a single window of DNA contains:
- a CDS encoding Fels-2 prophage protein (similar to retron in E coli), translated as MAVSKFTLHNAPTTGGSNEAAVVFPWNTPKKAVNPYLDPAEVAPESALSNLIALYAADNEQEQLRRETLSDEVWERYFFNESRDPVQREIEQDRLISHAKTAREQQRFNPDLVIIADVGAQPAHISKPLLERIKYFHSLGRAKAYSRYLRETIRPCLERLERVRDSQVSASFRFMASHDGLEGLLVLPEMNQDQVKRLSTLVAAHMSMCLDAACGDLFVSDDVKPEEIRQAWERVAAEAMRLEVIPPAFEQLRRKKRRRKPVPYELIPPSLARMLCADWWCRKLWQMRCEWREEQLRAVCLVNKKASPYVSYEAVIHKREQRRKSLEFFRSHELINEDGDTLDMEDVVNASNSNPAHRRNEMMACVKGLELIAEMRGDCAVFYTITCPSRFHATLNNGRPNPKWTSATVRQSSDYLVDTFAAFRKAMHKTGLRWYGVRVAEPHHDGTVHWHLLCFMRKKDRRSITALLRKFAIREDREELGTNTGPRFKSELINPRKGTPTSYIAKYISKNIDGRGLAKEISKETGRPLRDSAEHVSAWASLHRVQQFRFFGIPGRQAYRELRLLAGQAARVQGERKAGAPVLDNPRLDAVLAAADAGCFATYIMKQGGVLVPRKHHLVRTAYELNDEPSAYGDHGIRIYGIWSPIAEGKICTHAMKWKKVRKAVDVQEAAADQGACAPWTRGNNCPLAENLNQQEKDKSADGGTRTDITRMDDKELHDYLYSMSKKDRRELAARLRLVKPKRRKDYKQRITDHQHQQLVYELKSRGFDGSEKEVDLLLRGGSIPSGAGLRIFYRNQRLKEDDKWRNQY; from the coding sequence GTGGCAGTGAGTAAATTCACATTACATAATGCACCAACCACCGGCGGTTCGAATGAGGCCGCCGTGGTCTTTCCATGGAATACCCCAAAAAAAGCGGTTAACCCGTATCTGGACCCAGCGGAAGTTGCGCCGGAGTCTGCGCTTTCAAACCTGATCGCTCTTTACGCTGCGGATAACGAGCAGGAGCAGTTGCGCCGTGAGACGCTGAGCGATGAGGTCTGGGAACGCTATTTCTTCAATGAATCCCGTGATCCTGTCCAGCGTGAAATAGAGCAGGATCGGCTGATTAGCCATGCCAAAACGGCGCGTGAGCAGCAACGTTTTAATCCCGATCTGGTCATTATTGCCGACGTGGGCGCCCAACCGGCGCATATCAGCAAGCCGCTACTTGAACGGATTAAATATTTCCATAGCCTGGGCAGAGCAAAAGCTTATTCCCGCTACCTGCGCGAAACAATCAGGCCGTGTCTTGAGCGGCTGGAGCGCGTGCGTGACAGCCAGGTGTCTGCGTCTTTCCGGTTCATGGCGAGCCACGACGGGCTGGAGGGGCTGCTGGTACTCCCTGAAATGAATCAGGATCAGGTCAAACGCCTATCCACGCTGGTTGCGGCACATATGAGCATGTGTCTTGATGCGGCCTGCGGTGATCTGTTTGTCAGTGACGATGTTAAACCAGAAGAAATCCGCCAGGCATGGGAAAGGGTTGCTGCAGAAGCCATGCGCCTTGAGGTCATTCCGCCAGCCTTTGAGCAGTTGCGCCGCAAAAAGCGCCGCCGTAAGCCGGTGCCTTATGAACTGATCCCACCGTCGCTGGCCCGTATGCTGTGCGCGGACTGGTGGTGTCGCAAATTGTGGCAGATGCGCTGCGAGTGGCGGGAGGAGCAGTTGCGCGCCGTCTGCCTGGTCAACAAGAAAGCCTCACCGTATGTCAGCTACGAAGCCGTGATCCACAAACGCGAGCAGCGCCGCAAATCGCTGGAGTTCTTCCGCTCGCATGAGCTGATCAACGAAGACGGCGACACGCTGGACATGGAAGACGTGGTGAACGCCAGCAACAGCAACCCGGCGCACCGCCGTAATGAAATGATGGCCTGTGTTAAGGGGCTGGAGCTGATCGCGGAAATGCGCGGAGACTGCGCGGTGTTTTATACCATCACCTGCCCGTCACGCTTCCACGCAACTCTCAACAACGGCAGGCCTAATCCGAAGTGGACCAGTGCCACGGTCCGGCAGAGCAGTGACTATCTGGTTGATACATTCGCCGCTTTCCGCAAGGCCATGCACAAGACCGGGCTGCGCTGGTACGGCGTCCGCGTTGCAGAGCCGCACCATGACGGCACCGTGCACTGGCATCTTCTGTGCTTTATGCGCAAAAAAGACCGTCGTTCCATCACCGCGCTGCTGCGTAAGTTTGCCATCCGTGAAGACCGCGAGGAGCTGGGCACCAATACCGGGCCGCGCTTCAAGTCCGAGCTAATCAACCCGCGCAAGGGCACGCCGACAAGCTACATCGCCAAATACATCAGTAAGAACATCGACGGGCGCGGGCTGGCTAAAGAAATCAGCAAAGAAACCGGCAGACCACTGCGTGATAGCGCCGAGCATGTCAGCGCCTGGGCGTCGCTGCACCGTGTCCAGCAATTTCGTTTCTTTGGTATTCCGGGGCGTCAGGCATACCGCGAGCTGCGCTTGCTGGCAGGTCAGGCGGCGAGAGTACAAGGCGAACGCAAAGCGGGTGCGCCGGTACTGGATAATCCGCGTCTGGATGCGGTACTGGCAGCTGCGGATGCAGGTTGCTTTGCCACCTACATCATGAAACAGGGCGGTGTACTGGTTCCCCGCAAACATCACCTTGTCCGCACAGCTTATGAGCTTAACGACGAACCGAGCGCCTACGGCGATCACGGTATCCGTATCTATGGCATCTGGTCCCCGATTGCAGAGGGCAAGATTTGCACGCACGCGATGAAGTGGAAAAAGGTTCGTAAGGCCGTTGACGTTCAGGAGGCGGCAGCCGACCAGGGCGCTTGCGCCCCTTGGACTCGTGGCAATAACTGTCCCCTTGCTGAAAATTTGAACCAACAGGAGAAAGATAAATCAGCTGATGGGGGCACCAGAACGGACATTACCCGCATGGATGACAAGGAATTGCACGATTACCTGTACAGTATGAGCAAAAAAGATCGCCGGGAGCTGGCAGCAAGGTTGCGCCTGGTTAAACCGAAAAGGCGTAAAGACTACAAACAGCGAATTACAGATCATCAGCATCAGCAGCTCGTCTATGAACTGAAGTCCAGAGGATTTGATGGCAGCGAGAAAGAAGTCGATTTGCTCCTTCGCGGTGGCAGTATTCCATCAGGAGCAGGCCTGCGTATCTTCTATCGGAACCAGCGTCTGAAGGAAGATGATAAGTGGCGGAACCAGTATTAA
- a CDS encoding Fels-2 prophage protein (similar to retron in E coli; similar to E. coli DNA adenine methylase (AAC76412.1); Blastp hit to AAC76412.1 (278 aa), 46% identity in aa 8 - 266), whose protein sequence is MSTILKWAGNKTAIMAELKKHLPEGPRLVEPFAGSCAVMIETDYPHYLVADINPDLINLYQVIKNDVEYFIKEGRYLFEARNDPEAYYKTRQEFNLRHGGAIERALYFLYLNRHGYRGLCRYNLDGYFNVPYGNYKKPYFPENEIRAFAEKAKRATFICASYDETLALLQTGDVVYCDPPYDGTFNGYHTAGFTENDQFHLASILERRSSEGHPVIVSNSDTSLTRSLYRDFTRHRITAKRSMGVAAGDSKTAVEIIATKSACWFGVDLASGPDISVETEVRAWQ, encoded by the coding sequence ATGAGCACCATCCTGAAATGGGCGGGTAATAAAACCGCCATCATGGCAGAACTGAAAAAACACCTCCCAGAAGGCCCGCGACTGGTTGAACCTTTCGCGGGTTCATGCGCTGTGATGATAGAGACAGACTATCCTCATTATCTTGTCGCGGATATTAATCCAGACCTGATTAATCTCTATCAGGTGATTAAGAATGATGTTGAATACTTCATCAAAGAGGGCAGATATCTTTTTGAAGCCCGTAATGATCCAGAGGCATATTATAAGACGAGACAGGAGTTTAACTTGCGCCATGGTGGCGCAATTGAACGGGCATTGTATTTCTTATATTTAAATCGCCATGGTTATCGCGGACTGTGTCGCTATAACTTGGACGGTTATTTTAATGTTCCTTACGGTAATTATAAAAAGCCGTACTTCCCTGAAAACGAAATACGTGCATTTGCAGAAAAAGCAAAACGCGCAACGTTTATCTGCGCCAGCTATGACGAGACACTGGCACTGCTGCAAACGGGTGATGTTGTCTATTGCGATCCACCATATGACGGCACGTTTAACGGATATCACACAGCTGGTTTTACAGAGAATGATCAGTTCCATCTGGCGTCTATTCTTGAACGCCGGTCATCAGAAGGTCATCCGGTTATCGTGTCCAACAGCGATACGTCTCTGACCCGTTCGCTTTATCGTGATTTTACTCGCCATCGTATAACCGCTAAGCGCAGCATGGGCGTGGCTGCCGGTGATAGTAAAACTGCAGTAGAAATCATCGCCACAAAATCAGCATGCTGGTTTGGTGTTGATTTGGCGTCTGGTCCTGATATCTCGGTAGAAACTGAGGTGCGGGCGTGGCAGTGA
- a CDS encoding Fels-2 prophage protein (similar to protein in phage 186; similar to E. coli orf, hypothetical protein (AAC73890.1); Blastp hit to AAC73890.1 (88 aa), 42% identity in aa 9 - 76) — MADSMDLVQQRVEEERQRHIHTARNKTPGVSRVLCIDCDAPIPPARRRAIPGVQCCITCQEIAELKGKHYNGGAV; from the coding sequence ATGGCTGATTCAATGGACCTCGTACAGCAGCGCGTTGAAGAAGAACGCCAGCGCCACATCCATACCGCCCGCAATAAAACGCCGGGCGTTTCCCGTGTTCTCTGCATTGATTGCGATGCACCGATCCCGCCAGCACGCCGCCGCGCCATTCCGGGCGTGCAGTGCTGCATCACCTGTCAGGAAATCGCAGAGCTGAAAGGCAAACACTACAACGGAGGTGCTGTATGA
- a CDS encoding Fels-2 prophage protein (similar to protein in phage 186), translating to MRNIETRITKTGPDDAGLNQLLTDARMEERRGRADLMAARLDSLAAHIVSRQLNHTEAAELLRQEAVKIQNEAQEIH from the coding sequence ATGCGAAATATTGAAACCCGTATCACTAAAACCGGACCAGATGATGCTGGCCTTAATCAGCTGCTGACTGATGCGCGCATGGAAGAACGCCGTGGACGCGCTGATTTGATGGCAGCACGTCTGGACTCTTTGGCTGCCCATATCGTGTCACGTCAGCTTAACCACACGGAAGCGGCTGAGCTGCTGCGTCAAGAAGCGGTGAAGATTCAGAACGAAGCGCAGGAGATCCACTGA
- a CDS encoding Fels-2 prophage protein (similar to E. coli retron Ec67): MAIDGPVATVPLSPGKRLDGLNHIAELRAKVFGLNIESELERFIEDMRDQRDVNNKQNERALAAIFYMAKIPAERHSVNISDLTTDEKRELIKAMNHFRAVVSLFPKRLTMPN, from the coding sequence ATGGCTATTGATGGCCCGGTGGCGACAGTTCCACTAAGCCCCGGCAAACGCCTGGATGGGTTGAATCATATTGCTGAATTACGCGCAAAAGTGTTCGGCCTGAATATTGAGTCGGAGCTTGAAAGGTTCATTGAAGATATGCGCGACCAAAGGGATGTTAACAATAAACAAAATGAGAGGGCACTGGCAGCCATATTCTATATGGCAAAGATTCCAGCAGAACGTCATAGCGTCAATATTAGTGATCTGACTACTGACGAAAAGCGGGAACTGATTAAAGCAATGAATCATTTTCGTGCAGTGGTGAGCTTATTTCCAAAACGGCTAACTATGCCGAATTAA
- a CDS encoding Fels-2 prophage protein, protein MTKQSSEYFQLHYCYYLELMTATLHGRADKLMTAIQIISGTAVIADTGLEWVFALPVVVIATIQLVWQPAIISERASVQSRQYGELLYAGDELTPELIAQKLKTLHHSDSAPFGSLLNPAYKRAAIACGRSDDTKLSFQEKLFAWFAGCLPR, encoded by the coding sequence ATGACTAAACAAAGCTCCGAATATTTCCAGTTGCATTACTGCTATTACCTTGAGCTTATGACAGCGACACTTCACGGTAGGGCTGACAAATTGATGACTGCTATTCAGATTATTAGCGGTACTGCTGTCATAGCCGATACCGGGCTGGAATGGGTATTCGCTTTGCCCGTTGTTGTAATCGCAACAATTCAACTTGTGTGGCAACCCGCAATTATTTCCGAGCGTGCTAGCGTACAAAGCCGTCAGTACGGTGAATTGCTTTATGCTGGGGATGAATTGACCCCGGAACTGATTGCACAAAAATTGAAAACACTGCATCACTCTGATTCCGCACCTTTCGGTTCTTTGTTAAATCCAGCCTACAAAAGAGCAGCTATTGCATGTGGTCGGTCTGACGACACTAAGCTCAGCTTCCAGGAAAAGCTTTTCGCCTGGTTTGCAGGATGCCTGCCACGTTAA
- a CDS encoding Fels-2 prophage protein: MLTREPSFASLLVKQSPAMHYGHGWIYLPCGKKWHPCIELSPRQQAVRGIGKKRLLQRLSFNVAGILQTRRKAFPGS, from the coding sequence ATGCTGACTAGAGAACCATCTTTTGCATCACTTCTCGTTAAGCAAAGCCCAGCAATGCACTACGGTCACGGCTGGATTTATTTACCTTGCGGAAAAAAGTGGCATCCATGTATTGAACTGTCTCCCCGGCAGCAGGCTGTCCGGGGAATAGGTAAAAAGAGATTGCTACAACGTCTAAGTTTTAACGTGGCAGGCATCCTGCAAACCAGGCGAAAAGCTTTTCCTGGAAGCTGA
- a CDS encoding Fels-2 prophage protein (similar to retron in E coli and to protein cII of phages) encodes MFDYKISKHPHFDEACRVFALRHNMAKLAERAGMKVQTLRNKLNPEQPHQLTPSEIWLLTDLTEDSTLVDGFLAQIHCLPCVPMNEVAKEKLPHYVMSATAEIGRIAAGAVSGDVKTTAGRRDVISSINSVTRLMALAAVSIQARLQANPAMASAVDTVTGLGASFGLI; translated from the coding sequence ATGTTTGATTATAAGATTTCCAAACATCCACACTTTGACGAAGCCTGCCGGGTTTTCGCGCTGCGTCACAACATGGCGAAGCTGGCAGAACGCGCGGGAATGAAAGTCCAGACGCTGCGTAACAAGCTGAACCCGGAACAACCGCATCAGCTCACGCCGTCGGAGATCTGGCTGCTTACCGATCTTACTGAGGACTCTACGCTCGTTGACGGTTTTTTGGCTCAGATTCACTGCCTGCCATGCGTACCGATGAACGAAGTGGCAAAAGAGAAGCTGCCACATTATGTCATGAGCGCTACTGCTGAAATCGGACGTATTGCTGCCGGTGCTGTATCGGGTGATGTGAAAACTACTGCAGGCCGCCGCGATGTTATCAGTAGCATCAACTCTGTTACTCGCTTAATGGCACTGGCTGCCGTTTCCATACAGGCACGTTTGCAGGCTAACCCGGCGATGGCAAGCGCGGTGGATACCGTGACGGGCCTCGGCGCTTCATTCGGTCTGATCTGA
- a CDS encoding Fels-2 prophage protein (similar to protein in phage) codes for MSTDISIRVPKEMATPAEFAEWEGISRGSVYQKIHHGQLAKYMVKKEKNKGRVSLRYLMYKTDQVRESLGHSNFRVIVG; via the coding sequence ATGAGTACTGATATTTCAATTCGTGTACCAAAAGAGATGGCAACGCCTGCTGAGTTCGCGGAGTGGGAAGGTATCTCCCGTGGCTCTGTGTATCAAAAAATTCACCATGGTCAGCTTGCTAAGTACATGGTGAAGAAAGAAAAAAATAAAGGACGTGTAAGCCTGCGGTACCTGATGTACAAAACCGACCAGGTTCGTGAGTCTCTTGGTCATTCCAACTTCCGCGTCATTGTTGGTTAG
- a CDS encoding Fels-2 prophage protein (similar to E. coli retron) — protein sequence MSLIKAGNDSGGRDAINRLIKAYNFSSRQQLCEHLEVSKSTMANRYLRDSFPAEWVIQCALETGISLLWLATGQGDMYACENEERNLKNETSVTVRPLSKIVAPSIKHVELKNGELQPSDEILLDSRLLDGDSSNSLFVKTATDSFVVDTSVKQVSNGFWLVDMDGVKSIVKIARVPGNKIVVHQDETSFECSVDDIEAIGRAVKVIKSL from the coding sequence ATGAGTTTAATCAAGGCGGGGAATGATAGTGGTGGGCGCGATGCGATTAACAGGCTTATTAAGGCTTACAATTTCAGCTCACGACAGCAGCTCTGCGAACATCTGGAAGTATCAAAAAGCACTATGGCTAACAGATACTTAAGGGATAGTTTCCCTGCTGAATGGGTAATTCAATGCGCTCTTGAAACAGGAATTTCCCTTCTATGGCTGGCTACGGGACAAGGAGATATGTATGCGTGTGAGAACGAAGAAAGAAATCTCAAAAACGAAACCTCCGTCACGGTAAGACCACTTTCTAAAATTGTTGCTCCTAGCATCAAACATGTTGAACTGAAGAACGGTGAACTGCAGCCAAGTGATGAAATTCTTCTTGATAGCAGACTGCTCGATGGTGACTCATCCAACTCTTTATTTGTAAAAACAGCTACTGATAGCTTTGTTGTGGATACGTCTGTTAAACAAGTCAGTAATGGCTTCTGGTTAGTCGATATGGACGGAGTTAAAAGCATCGTCAAAATCGCTCGCGTTCCAGGCAACAAAATTGTAGTTCACCAAGATGAAACATCATTTGAATGCTCGGTCGACGACATTGAAGCTATCGGGCGTGCAGTCAAAGTAATCAAGAGCCTCTAA
- a CDS encoding Fels-2 prophage protein (similar to int protein in phage 186; similar to E. coli prophage DLP12 integrase (AAC73638.1); Blastp hit to AAC73638.1 (387 aa), 41% identity in aa 302 - 363, 24% identity in aa 66 - 280, 35% identity in aa 19 - 50), translated as MSIRKQPNGKWLCECYPNGRDGKRVRKQFATKGEAIAFENHTMDEVNKKPWLGEKEDRRHLSEVIDQWHSLYGQTLADPKRLMAKLSIICNGLGDPIASELTAGDFTKYREARLKGEVKNEDGVLMSPVKPRTVNLEQRNLSSVFGTLKKLGHWSAPNPLAGLPTFKIAEGELAFLAPEEIKRLLDACADSQSPSLLMIAKVCLATGARWSEAENLQGHQLSKYRITYTKTKGKKNRTVPISQDLYDELPKNRGKLFTPCRKAFERAVKRAGIELPEGQCTHVLRHTFASHFMMNGGNILVLRDILGHADIKMTMVYAHFAPDHLEDAVTKNPLHNLNWKR; from the coding sequence ATGAGCATCAGAAAACAGCCTAACGGAAAATGGTTGTGTGAATGCTACCCGAACGGACGGGATGGCAAACGTGTACGCAAGCAATTTGCGACTAAAGGCGAGGCCATAGCATTCGAAAACCACACCATGGATGAGGTGAACAAAAAACCGTGGCTGGGGGAGAAGGAAGATCGGCGGCATTTGTCAGAAGTGATTGATCAGTGGCATTCACTTTATGGGCAGACGCTGGCAGACCCCAAACGCCTGATGGCAAAACTCAGCATTATTTGTAATGGCTTGGGCGATCCCATTGCCTCAGAGTTAACCGCAGGCGATTTTACGAAATACAGGGAGGCACGGTTAAAAGGCGAAGTAAAAAATGAAGATGGCGTGCTTATGTCGCCAGTTAAGCCCCGTACGGTAAACCTTGAACAACGTAACCTATCATCTGTTTTTGGCACACTGAAAAAGCTGGGCCACTGGTCAGCACCCAACCCGCTCGCTGGGCTGCCAACATTCAAAATCGCAGAGGGCGAACTGGCGTTCCTGGCACCGGAAGAAATTAAACGTCTACTGGATGCCTGTGCTGATTCTCAGAGTCCCAGTTTGCTGATGATTGCAAAAGTATGCCTGGCAACTGGCGCCCGATGGAGTGAAGCTGAAAACCTGCAGGGCCATCAGCTATCAAAATACCGCATCACTTATACCAAGACGAAGGGCAAGAAAAACCGTACCGTGCCAATATCTCAGGATCTGTATGACGAACTCCCCAAAAACAGAGGGAAGCTATTCACGCCATGCAGAAAAGCTTTTGAGCGTGCAGTAAAAAGAGCTGGTATTGAGCTACCAGAAGGCCAATGCACCCACGTGCTGCGCCATACCTTCGCCAGCCACTTTATGATGAACGGCGGAAACATACTGGTACTGCGCGATATTCTGGGCCACGCAGATATAAAAATGACGATGGTTTACGCTCACTTTGCCCCTGACCACCTCGAAGACGCAGTGACGAAAAACCCGCTTCACAACCTCAATTGGAAACGCTAA